One stretch of Methylopila sp. 73B DNA includes these proteins:
- the metW gene encoding methionine biosynthesis protein MetW: MTTPPTEPLTDPLVAPETLAAAPRPDHLLVTEMVQPGSRVLDVGCGDGSLLNLLIARRGVDGRGIELSQSGVNACVAHGLSVIQGDADADLAAYPDDAFDYVILSQTLQATRRPKEVIEDLLRIGRRAVVSFPNFGHWRTRMQFLTEGRMPVNANLPEAWYETPNIHLCTIRDFVDLVEMLGAHMERAVALDATGRPVRVNAPWWFWNLFGAQGVFLLSRE, encoded by the coding sequence ATGACCACCCCCCCGACCGAACCGCTGACCGATCCCCTCGTCGCCCCGGAGACGCTCGCCGCCGCCCCGCGGCCCGACCATCTGCTGGTGACGGAGATGGTGCAGCCGGGCTCGCGCGTGCTCGACGTCGGCTGCGGCGACGGGTCGCTGCTGAACCTGCTGATTGCGCGCCGCGGCGTGGACGGACGCGGCATCGAGCTGTCGCAGTCGGGCGTGAACGCCTGCGTGGCCCACGGCCTGTCGGTGATCCAGGGCGACGCCGACGCCGACCTCGCGGCCTATCCCGACGACGCCTTCGACTACGTGATCCTGTCGCAGACGCTGCAGGCGACGCGGCGCCCGAAAGAAGTGATCGAGGACCTGCTGCGCATCGGCCGGCGGGCGGTGGTGTCGTTCCCGAACTTCGGCCACTGGCGCACCCGCATGCAGTTCCTCACCGAAGGCCGCATGCCGGTGAACGCCAACCTGCCGGAGGCCTGGTACGAGACGCCGAACATCCACCTCTGCACCATCCGCGACTTCGTGGACTTGGTGGAGATGCTGGGCGCCCACATGGAGCGCGCGGTCGCGCTCGACGCCACGGGACGCCCCGTGCGGGTGAACGCGCCGTGGTGGTTCTGGAACCTGTTCGGCGCGCAAGGGGTGTTTCTGCTCAGCCGGGAGTGA